The sequence TAAAAATATGCACAGTCCAACTTAATACTTTTAGTTTTTATTGTAGAGTTCAAAAATTCTTCTTGTGTATAATTACCATTATGACCAATAGCTAACTGCGCATTTTTTATTAATAAAATTACCTATTATATTGACACCCAGCTTATTCCTCAATAAATACTATTTATTATTTATTGGATTATTATCTGTTAAAATAATATTTGTATATTTAGCTTGAATTGTTGCGTCTTTTCCAATAGTTAAACCGGAAACAGGTATTGGATTTGATAACCTACTCTTTCCAATAATGGATAATTTATTCTGATTAGAAACTCTTACAATATTATCACCGATAATGGCATAAATCGTATTTGCTGATAGAGAACTATGATCCATTATCTTAACATGACGGGAGATAAGATCTAAACGTCCTTCTTCGCTACGATGAACATGATTAATACCTTTAAATACAATATCGCCATTTTCAGTCGGTAAAAGTAATTCTCCTGTCTGCACTTTATCAAAACCCACGTCTCTAAATCTGGCTAGAGAATGTTCATCTATATAAAAAACTTTTCCTACTAATAACCGCTGAATTGTTGAACCTGAAAACCAACAACCCTTACATTTAATACCATTAGGATTAGCAATAATTAGCTCTGCTGGTTGACCATTAACGGCTAACACACCTCTGAGGAAACTTTTTTTATCTGAAGTCACTTCATTAACAATAATTTTTGCTGCTACATCATTTGTATTCTCAATAATAACACCTTCTTGACTAATATTAAACTTTTGATAATAATTATGAGAAATACCATTTTCATCCGTTTTTTCAATATTAATATGTTCAATACCATTTTTAATTTCAACGCTAAGATCTTTTTTCTTAATATTATCGATAACTATATTTTGACTAGCAGTGACATGGAAAGAATAAAAGATACTGGCAATACTTAAAACGATAAAACTTAATTTATTTTTTCTCATATAACAACTCCCTTTAATTAACATAATAACACTTAGACTAAAGCGTTTTTATCTTAAATAGGTATTATATTTTTCGTCAAGAAAAATAAAAAAGAAAATATAATTATTTGTAACAATATTATTATTTTTTTACAGAAATAAACTTCAATAATAAAAACT is a genomic window of Arsenophonus apicola containing:
- a CDS encoding two-partner secretion domain-containing protein gives rise to the protein MRKNKLSFIVLSIASIFYSFHVTASQNIVIDNIKKKDLSVEIKNGIEHINIEKTDENGISHNYYQKFNISQEGVIIENTNDVAAKIIVNEVTSDKKSFLRGVLAVNGQPAELIIANPNGIKCKGCWFSGSTIQRLLVGKVFYIDEHSLARFRDVGFDKVQTGELLLPTENGDIVFKGINHVHRSEEGRLDLISRHVKIMDHSSLSANTIYAIIGDNIVRVSNQNKLSIIGKSRLSNPIPVSGLTIGKDATIQAKYTNIILTDNNPINNK